CCGCGGCCGACGCCACGCGCATGGACACGGTCGAACTCCTCGTCGGAGACCTCGACGCGCAGACGGAGTTCTACCGCCGCGCCGTCACTCTCGAGGTGCTCGACCAGTCCGGCCCGCGCGCAACCCTCGGCCGTGACGGTATCCCGATCGTGACCCTCACCCACACGCCCGACCTACCGCCCTTCCGCCGGCACGATGCCGGGCTGTACCACACGGCCATCGCGTTCCCCGATCGCGCGGCGCTCGCCGCGGCGGTCATGTCGATGGCCCGACACGCGGGGCATCTGTACGAGGGCGCGACCGATCACACGTTCAGCAACGCCTTCTACTTCCACGACCCCGAGGGCAATGGCATCGAGCTCTACTGGGATCGCCCGGTCGAGGTCTGGCAGAACAAGCCCGCCGGATGGATGCCGCAGAACCTGGCGATCGACCCGAACGCCTTCCTCCGCGAGCACTTCGACCCCTCACGCGAGAGCACCGACGAGGCCACGATCGGCCACGTGCACCTGCAGGTCGGTGACATCGCGACGGCGCGCCGCTTCTACGTCGACACCCTGGGCTTCGACGTCGTCATGGACCTCGGGTCCGCGTTGTTCATCTCCGCCGGCGGCTACCACCACCACATCGGCATGAACACATGGCACAGCGCCGGCGCCGGCCCGCGTGCGGTCTCGCTCGGGCTGGGCGATGTCCGTCTCCGAATGCCAGAGCGCAGTGACGTGCTCGCCCTCGCCGATCGTGCACGCCACGCTGGCATCGCCACGGAGGACGACGGGCGGAGTCTCCGGCTCCGCGACCCCTGGGGAACCCTGTTGACCGTCACGCCGGAAGAAGGTGCGGCATGAACGCGGCGGTCTCGCTCCTCCCACGCGCGGAGGTCCGCACCGAGGTGCGCATCCCGCTGCGCTTCGCCGATGGCTTCGAGACCACGGCGCGAGTGTCGACTTTCCGTCACCTCGTCGACGGCGCCGAGCACCTGCTCCTGTCGTTCGACGGGACCGCACCGAGCGACGACGCTCCCCTGGTGCGGCTGCACAGCGAATGCCTCACCGGCGACGTGTTCGGTTCGGAGCGATGCGACTGCGGCCCGCAGCTGCGCGAGGCCGTTGAGCGGCTGTCGATCGAGGGTGGCGCGCTGCTCTACCTGCGGCAGGAAGGCCGTGGCATCGGGCTGTACGCGAAGCTCGACGCGTACGCGTTGCAGGATGCCGGACTCGACACCTACGAGGCGAACACCGCCCTGGGGCACGGGGAAGACGAACGCGATTACACCGCGGCCGCGCAGATGCTCGATGCGGTCGGGGTGCGTGGCATCCGGCTTCTGACGAACAATCCCGACAAGGTCGCGCAGCTGACCGCGCTCGGGATCACCGTCCATGGCGTCGTGCCGACCGGAGTGCACCTGACGGCGGCGAACGCTCGCTATCTGCAGGCGAAGCGCGATCACACCGGCCACCACCTCGACCTCGGGGTAGCGTGAGGGCGCGGTAGCCCTCCCGCTCCCGACGTTCGGAGCACCTGATGACCTACGCCGTTCCGCGCATGACCCCCGAAGAGGGCGAAGCCTGGCTCGGACTCTTGCGCGTCTGCAATCTGCTGCCGAGCGAGCTCGATGCGCAGTTGTCGCGCGACTCCGGGATGACGCATTACGAGTTCGGCCTCATGTCGTACCTGCGCGCGATGCCCGAGTCGACGGCATCCATGACCGAAATCGCCGAGGCCACGAACGCCACCCTCCCGCGGGTGTCGCACGTGTGCCGACGGCTGGAGGGGCGCGGGCTGGTCGAGAAGTCGATCTCGCCCGCCGATCGACGCGTCAGCATGGCCACTCTGACCGCGGCGGGGCGACGGGAGTTGATCCGCGCGACGCCGCGACACATCGCCACCGCGCGCCGGCTCGTGATCGATGCGCTCTCGCCGGAAGATCTGGCTCACCTCTCGCGGATCACCGCGATTCTCGGGAAGAATCTCGATCCGTTGCACCGGTTCGGCCCACGGGGATGAGGGAGCGCTCGATGACCACGCGTGTCGGTGAACCATGAAGCTTCTGCTGACCTCCGGCGGGGTCACGAACGACAGCATCCGTGCCGCTCTCGTCGAGTTGCTCGGCAAGCCGATCGAGGAGTCGCGCGCGTTGGTGATCCCGACGGCGCAGTGGGGCCACCCGATGTGCACGCCCGAGAGTCTGTGGCGCGCCGTGTCGGGGAAGACGCGTCTCGTCGAGCTGGGCTGGGAGTCCGTCGGGATCCTCGAGCTCCTCGCTCTGCCCACCATGCGTCGCGAGCGCTGGGAGCCGTGGGTGCGTCAGGCCGACGTCCTCCTCGTCGACGGGGGCGAGGCGGTCTACCTCGCGCACTGGCTGCGCGAGTCCGGGCTCGCTGACCTGCTCCCGTCGCTGCCGGACACGGTGTGGGTCGGGGTGAGCGCCGGCAGCATGGTGCTGACGCCGCGCATCGGGCCGGAGTTCGTCGAGTGGCAGCCGGACGGCCCCGACGAGACTCTCGGTCTCGTCGAGTTCTCGATCTTCCCGCACCTCGACTACCCGGGCTGGTCGTCGAACATCACGGAGAGCGCGCGGCGGTGGGCGTCGAAGATCGGGGTGCCGGCCTACGCGATCGACGACGAGACGGCCCTCATGGTCGAGGGCGATGAGGTGCGCGTGGTGTCGGAGGGGCGCTGGGAGCGGTTCGGCGGAGGGATTTAGCCGACGGTGCGCTCAGCCCCGGAGGGCGTGGTCGACGGGCATCGCGCGGGTCCAGCCCTGCTCGTGCAGCCGCTGCGTGCCGGCGAGGATCAGGTCGAGGGCGAAACCGAATTCAGCGTCGTCGTCGCAGGCCTCACCCGCGTGGGGAGAGGTGGTGGCCATGCGCACGATCGCGGGATACGACGTGGCGAAGGCCGCCATCGCGCGCGCCCGTTCGTCGGGGTCGCTGGGCGGTTGGGGCGTCGGTAGCCCGTCGCGCGTGAAGCCCCACATGCGTGTCGAGAGGGCGTGCATCGTGTGATGCACGAGGTCGGCCGAGAGCCCGCCGGCGAACATGCCCGCTATGAGGGCGTCCAAGTGCCGCAGGGTCAGCGGGGTCGCGAGCGGGCGCGTCTCGATCGCTTCTCGAGCCCAGGGGTGCGCGGCGAACGCCGCTCGGGCCGCGAAGATCCGTGCCCGCGTCGCGTGCATCCATTCGCCCTCGGCGTCGACGTCGGGGATGCCGGCGATCACCTGGTCGAGCATGTTGTCGATCAGCTCGGACCGGTTGGCGACGTGGTTATAGAGCGCCATCGGGGTGACCTTCAGCTGGTCGGCGAGAGCCCGCATGCTCGTCCGCTCGAGCCCCTGCTCGTCGGCCATCGCGACCGCAGCCTCGACGACGCGCTCCCTGTCGAGGCGCGGCGGAGTTGACATATGTACAGCGTATATCCATACTCTCGATCATGCAGGCATACACCGTATATACCGACGCTTCTCCGTCCCTCTCGCGGCACACCCCGCGCCAGCACGCTCGCGCCGCCGGCATCCTCTACCTGGTGACTCACGTGACCTCGGTCGTCGCGGTGGTCGCGTATGGTGCCGGGCTTCTCCCGGCGGGAATCACGCTCGAGTTCGCCCTGGCGATCGGGTGTGCGGGGACGGGGGCGCTGCTCTGGCACCTCCTGCGCGCCTTCGGGCCGGTCCGCGCCACGACGTTCGCTCTTCTTCGCGCGGTCGAAGCGGCGGTCATCATCGCCGGGACGCTGCCGATGCTCGCGAGGATGTGGGCGCCGATGGCTGGTGGCGCGGTGACGGAGGTGGCATCCGCGATGCACACCGCCTCGTTCCTCGTGGGCCAGGGCTTGGTGATCAGTGTCAACACGATCGTGCTCGGGTGGCTGCTGTGGGACGCGCGTGTCGTGCCCCGCGCGCTCGCCGCGCTCGGCCTCGTCGGGGGCGCGCTCGTGCTCGCGAGCAACCTCTGTCAGCTGTGGGCGGTCATCCCTCTCAACGGGCCGGTCGCGGGGGTGGCGGCGCTGCCGGTGTTCGCCTTCGAGGTCTGGCTCGCGATCCTGCTCATCGTCCGCGGGTTCCGGGAGCCTGTCGCCGAGGACCTCTCCGCCCAGTCGAGTGGCCCGATAGGGTCTCCGGCATGACCGATCGCGCCGTCCCGAACCTGCCGTCTCGCGACTTCGACGCCACCATCGCGTTCTATCGAGGGTTCGGGTTCGAGCAGGACTACCGCGACGAGGGCTGGCTCATCCTTCGGCGCGGCGAGCTCTCGCTGGAGTTCTTCCCCTTCGCCGACCTCGACCCCGCGAGCAGCTCGTTCATGTGCAGCATCCGCGTCGACGACGTCGACGAGCTGTACCGACGCATCACGGCGGCGGGGGTCGTCGAGAAGACGGTCGGGTTCCCGCGCGTTCATCCGGTGACGACGCAGCCGTCAGGATTGCGGATCGGGAACCTGATCGACATCGACGGCACGCAGTTGAATCTGATCGAGAACCCCGCGCCGTGAGACGTGGACTGAGCCTCCCTAGGCTCTTGCCATGAGCGTCAGTCTGAGGGTGGGCCCGATCGCGTATCCGATTGGACGCGCTGACTTTGTCGGGTCGTTCTTCGACACCGTCACGGTTCGGCTCGAGGGAGGTGCTCGCGGCTCGCGGTTCCCGACTCTCGCAGGGCTGTATCGGGATGGTGAGTTGTCTCCGGATGCCGCGGAGCTCGCCCGCGTGGAACTGGCGGACGTTGAGCGCGAGTTGCGGCAGCACCCGCCCGCCGACGTGATCTGGGACATCGACAAGTCGGACGTCAGCCCGCCGTGGGGGAGCGACATCGCCGACACGATCACCTCGCTCGGTGATTACTTCGTCACGGCCGATGGGCGGCAGCTCATTGCGGTGATGGACACTGCGCTTGATGCGAGCGTTCGTACCGGAAAGCCGGTGCGGATCGTCTGACTGTCTCGCGTTCGTTGTCGCGGCAGGATGGAGCGGTGAGTACTGAGCGGGACGCCGCGTACGCCGTTGTCGATGAGCTCGCCGAGTGGTCGGATTGGCGACCCTTTTTCGAGGTGGCCGAGGGTGCCCCCATGTCTCCCGGCGTGTATCAGATGCGCCTTCGGGATGATCTGATCGTCTATGTCGGAATGGCGGGGGAGCGTCGTGGCCAAGGTATCCGCGGACGGCTCTCGATCTACCGACGCGGCAAAGGGGCGGTGAGCGGTTTCGGTGAGGCGGCGCTGGATCGTGCGCTGGCGGATGCCGGGTTCATAGAGGAGCATCTCGCGAACGTCAGGGAGGGTCAGCCCTCGAGGGCATCGGTTTGGGCGATCGACGCGATTCGACGACTGGACGTCGAGGTCCGCTGGACCCCGTGCGAGACTGCGGCATCAGCGTTGGCAGTGGAAACAGCGGTCGTCGCGTTGCTGCGCACGCATGGCATCTGGAATCGTGTCGCCAGCCGCGCGATCCTGACGCCCGCATCCGCCCGGGCGGTTGCCGAGCAGCCCATTGAGGATGGAGCCGGGGGCCCGACGACAGTTGTCGCACTGAGTGGGGAACTCGGTCGCGACGACGGGGGCAAAGCGGTGCGGCGCACCCTCCGGCAGGGCTTTCCCGACCATGTTCGCCACACGTCATGGGACCCGCTGACTCCCGCCCATGTCGCGTACGTGCGGTCGAGACTAGGTGGCTCTCGCTACTGAGTCGTCGTCGAGGCGAGGGTCAGGGCACCCAGAACCCGAGCGTGCAGAGCAGCCGTGTCTCATCGTCGGCATCCGCGGGCGGGTCGATGGCCGGCGGGAAGACTCCCCACTGCCGCCACTCGTCGGCGTGCGGGGTGACGTGCTCGTTGAAGCCGGCGACCAGTTCGGGGGAGAGGTGGAACGGGATGCCGAAGTGCTTCGCGATCGAATACGCCTGGAACGCGCGGTACGTCGCGAGGTGCGCGAAGCCCTCGTCGGCCGGGTAGTCGCCGTAGGTGAACCGGAAGGTCTCGGCGATGTCGCCTGACCGCACGGCTGCCGTCGCCTTGTCGTTGAGCGCGTCGTATGACGCGATGGGGTCGTCGCCGAGCAGGTCGACGTCGGCGTACGGGTCGCCGTCCGCGACCGCGCGGCCCGCGAGCACGTCGGGAACCCAGGCTTCGTCGTAAGCATGGCGCCCCAAGATGCCGAGCAGCGTGGGCGACTCGAGCTGGCTCCACTCCTTCGGCACGGGGTCGTACAAGTCGGCGGGATCGAGCTGGTCGATGACCTCGCGCAGCGCGGCATCGGCGTGGAGGAAGAGGGTGGCTGGGGTCATGGCGCCGACCGTACTCCGAGCCACCGACACGGACCAGACCTGTCGCGGCGCACGATGAGTCTCAGGCGCGCCGGACGCCTGCGCGCTCGATTCCGGTCAGGAGAACGTCGATCGCGAAGTCACGCCGTGCCGAGTCGTCGGGGCCGGTGAGCAACGACGCTGAGCGAGCAACGTGCGGGAATCGCTCGGCGTCGGCCCGTTCGTAAGCGGTCAAGACGTGTTCGCGATCGTCGCCGACATCCCCCCGGTTGAGCCGGACGGTCCGCTCGACGGCGGTCGATGCGGCGAACTGCGCGATGAGGTCGACCGCGAGCGCGGCGCGGTCGGCGGGGACACCGCCCGCCTCCATGAGCGCCAACTCGTGTTCGGCGAGACGGAGAGCGCCGGGGAGGACCGGGATCGAGCCGAGCGCGATCGTGCCGAGGCCGGGGTAGGTCTCCAGCGTCTCGATCGTGTGGACGACGGTGCCGGCGAGGGCGTCTCGCCAGTCGCGCCCGCCGCCGGTGGCATCCACGAGCGACACCTCTGCGTACGCGGCGTCCAGGACGTGCTCGAGCAGGATGTCGCGGTTGCCGAAGTATGCGTAGAGCGAGGCCGGGCCGGTTTCGACCCGCGCGGCGACGTGCCGCAGGCTGACCGCGTCGACGCCGTTCTCGCGGATCAAAGCCATCGCCGCCTCGAGGATCGACTGGCGGGACAGGGGCTCTTTCGCAGGGCGGGCGCGGCGCGAGACCGGTTCTGCGGGTGACGACATGCGGACACGCTATCACTTGACACGATCGGCATTCGTGACGAACATTGTTCGCGAACATCGTTCGTGAAGGAGTGATCATGTCGATTTTGGTTGTCGGCGCCAGTGGCGCCGTGGGTGGTGCGGTCGTGGCGGGTCTGCTCGATCATGGGGAGCGGGTGCGCGCGACCAGTCGCACGCCGCAGAAGCTGGCTCTGCCGGCGGAGGTGGAGGTGTTCGCGGCGGATCTCGATGACCCGGCGTCGTTCACCGACGCTCTGACGGGTGTCGAGCGCGTCTTCCTCTACGCCGACCTCGCCGAGCCGGAGGCGTTGCTGGCAACCTTCGCGGCCGCGGGCGTGCGTCACGTGGTCGTGCTGTCGTCGTCGTCCGTGACGTTTCCAGGCGCGGCCGAAGACTTCAACGGGTCGCGCTTCCTCCGGGTGGAGGAGGCCGTCGTGCGGTCGGGTCTCGCGTACACGTTCCTGCGACCGGGCGGATTCGCGAGCAATGCGGCCCGCTGGAGCTGGGGCGTGAAGGGCGAGAGTGCCGTTCCGCTGCCGTACCCCGATGCGGTGCAGGCGCCCATTCATGAGCAGGACATCGCCGATGTCGCCGTGGTCGCCCTCACCACCGATGCCCTCGTCGGCGCCGCGCCGGTGCTCACTGGACCGGAGCGTCTCACCCTCCGCGAGCAGGTCGCGCTGATCGGCGACGTCATCGGACGCCCGGTGGCGGTGATCGAACAGACCGAGGCAGAATCGTCCGCGATGCTGTCGCGGTTCGTTCCCGAGGTATGGGTGCGGCAGATCATCAAGGATTGGCGTGAGGCGGTCGGCGCGACTCCACCCATCTCCGGTGAGTACACCCGCATCACGGGTCGCCCGGCGCGCACCTTTCGGGCGTGGGTCGTCGACCACGGCGAGCTGTTTCGTTGAGGGCGGGCCGAGGCGGCGTTTGATAGCGCGAGGGCCCGAAGACGGACGCCATCGACTGTCTGCAGCCGCCCGGCGATGCGAGCACGACAGAACAGGTTGCGTTCCGAAACGGGTGCTCACGATCATCTAGGCTCCGATACCACGGCCGAGTCGTAACGGGCGTCAGGGGGAATGTGATGACCATCGATACACGTCGAATCATCGGCGAATCCGTCGACGACCTGGCGGAGGGCCTCCGTCCGTTCATCGAGCGGGTGTTCGCGGAGCGACTCCCCGGTGGGCCGTCCTGGGTGCAGATCGTCGCTCACAAGGACGAGCTCGCGGGCAGACCCACCGCCCATCATCATGCGAATGACGTCGGACTGATGCTGCGCGTGATGACCGAGAAATTGGGCAACCTCGGCTACCCCTTCGATGGGCATATTTCGCGACAAGCGACGAACTGGGCGAGCGAGATGCGCGAGGTGCGTAACAAGCATGCGCACCAGGTCGAATTCAGTCTCGCCGAGACGTATCGGGCTCTTGATTCTGCTGAGTTGCTCCTTCGCGAAGTCGGCGCGGCCGACGAAGCGCAGCGGATCGCGGCGCGTAAGCCCGCGGTGCTGTCGGCACTCGGCGGTGGGGCGACCGGCCGCTCGCTTCCCTCCCCGCCGAGCGCGCCGCTTCCCGCGCCGCCGATTTCGCAGCTCCCCTCGCCACCCGCTGTTTCGAGCGCTTCGACGACCGAGCCCGTGAGACCCGCCGGATCGGACGCAGTGTCCGCAGAGCCGCTCACCCGCCGGCAACGGCGCGAGCAGCCCGAGACGGACGCGTTGGCGACCCCACCCGCTGCCGCGTCGAGCGCGCGCCTCTCGCTCGACGCGGTCACCGAGCTCAGCTACGCCATGGCGCATGCGCGCATCGTGCCCGTGCAGGAGATTCGGGTCGCATATGCGGGGCCCGAGCTCCGCGGAGCGTCTCTCGAGATCGAGGCCGCCACAGCCACTGGTTCCCTGGGGGCGCCGAAAGTCGTCATTCTCGACCTTGCGCCCGGGCTGAAGACGCTCGCGGGGCTCGACCTGCTGTCCCTCGATCCTGCTCCGATGCTTCAGGTCGATACGGAGCAGCCTGGCTCCATCACCCTCACTCTTCGCGGCCCCGACGGCACGGTGATCGCCGATCATCGGCATCCGGTCACCGTGCTGGCCGCGAACCAGTGGATCGCCAGGGAGCTGCACCTCGGCCTCGAGCTCCTCGCATCCTTCGCTCAGCCGCAGGCGACCGCATTGACGCCCGTCCTGCAGCGTGCCTCGGATCTGGTGGGGCAGTCGAGCGGTCGCACCGATCTCGACGGTTATCAGAGCGACAACCCCGCTCGGGTGGACGCCATGGTCGCGGCCATCTGGGATGCGGTGCGCGAACTCGACATCCGCTATGCCGAGCCTCCGGCGAGTTGGGGCCTGCACGGCCAGAAAATCCGCACGCCGCAGGAGGTGCTCGAGGGCCGACTCGGAACCTGTCTCGACACGACGCTGACGCTCGCCGCGCTGCTCGAGCAGATCGGGATCAACTCGACGCTGTGGATGGTGGACGGGCACATCTTCCTCGGGTACTGGCGTGAGAACGGCAGTCTTGGTCTACCCGCGACCACCGACATCGAAGAAGCGGTCAACCTCACGAAGCTGGGCCGGATCTCGTTGCTCGAGACCACGCAGGTGACCGGTGGCGCAGCATCCGCCCCGTTCGAGACCGCCCGCGCCACGCCCCGGGCGTACCTCGAAGCGCGCCGGGATGAGATCCTCGGCATCACCGACGTGCGCGCCGCCCGTGAGAACGGAATCTTCCCGCTCCCCAGCCGCAGGTTGGGTCCCGACGGTGAGGTGACCGTCGTCGAGTACCGACCGCTGGATCGCGTCCTGGCGCCGTTCGTCGCCGACCAGCGCGATGCACAGGGCCGCGCAGTGGCTCCACCGAGAGTGGCGCAATGGAAGAACGCCCTGCTCGACCTGAGTCTGCGCAACCGCCTCATCAACTTCACGAGTCGCGCCGGCTACCAACTCGCGGTACCGGGCGCGGCACTGGGCCGCCTCGAGGACATGATCAACGGAGGAGCGAGCGTCACGCTTCTCGCGTCCGACGACGTTCCCGAGATCGCACGAGAGCGGGGCATTCGCTTCGGTCGCGACCGCGACGAGGCCGATCGAGAGGCGCTGCTGGCTGACAAGAGGCAGGCGCACCTCACCGACGTCACTCAGGCGGCCTACACGACCAGGCTGCGCGCTCTGGCCGCGAAAGCCAAGACCGTCACCGAAGAGACCGGGGCGAACAACCTCTACCTCGCGTTCGGCACCCTGCGGTGGGAGTTCAACGACCGGCAGCTGCAATCGCCGCTCGTTCTCGTCCCGGTGACGTTGGAAAGCGTGTCGCGTGGACAGTCCTTCCGTCTCGTCCTAGACGAAGCGGGTGCGTCCACGCCGAACTATTGCCTCCTCGAGAAGCTGAAGGTGAGCTTCGGCATCGAGGTACCCGGGCTCGCGAATCCGGCGACGGATGCCGCGGGCATCGACCTCGGCGCGGCGTTCGATGCCGTGCGCCAGGCGATGGTCGACGCCAAGCGGCCCTTCGTCGTGGAGGACACCGTTCACCTCGGCATCCTCCAGTTCGCGAAGTTCCGGCTCTGGAAGGATCTCGACGACAACTGGGAAGATCTCGCGACGAACTCGCTCGTCACCCACCTCATTACGTCGCCGAATGAGGCGTACATCGACGATGTCCCCGCGCCGGTCGACGTCGATCTCGATGCGCTGTCGGCGCAGGTTCCCGTCTCCGCAGATTCGTCCCAACTCGAGGCTGTCGTCGAGGCCGTCGAGGGCCGCACGTTCGTGCTCGAAGGCCCCCCGGGTACCGGCAAGTCGCAGACCATCACGAACCTGCTGGCTCGGTCGCTGGCTTCCGGCAAGCGCGTGCTCTTCGTGGCAGAGAAGCGTGCGGCTCTGGAGGTCGTGAAAGATCGATTGGATGCCGTCGGGCTGGGCGCCTTCTCGCTCGACCTGCATGACAAGGGTGCGCGGCCGAATGCCGTGCGCGAGCAACTCCGTGCGGCGCTCGACGCCACGGCCCGGCCCGATCGAGCGGCGTTGTCCGCGCAGCGTGAGGCGGCGGAGTCCAGTCGTGGCGCGCTGTCGCGTTACGCGCAGCGGGTTCACGAACCGAACGCCGCGGGTCTGTCCCTGTACTCGGCGCGATCGCAGTTGCTGGCATCGGCTGCGGACATTCGGCCCTTGGATGTGCCCGCCTCCCTGGTTGCGTCGGGCGATCACATCGACGAGCTGCGCTCGACTCTGCGGGAACTGCCCGCGGTCAGCGATCTCGCCCGCCCGGCAGCGACGCACCCGTGGGGGTTCGTCGACGATCCCGATATCGACGCGGTCTCGCTGCACAGCGCGGCGCGCACGTTCGATGATGCGCTCGCCGCCGTCGGTCCGAGTGAGTTGCTGTCGCGCGTGCGTGAGCCGCAGCAGATGGAAGCGTGGGCAGGTGTCGCTCGCGCGCCGCGCCATCCCCTTGGTGCCCTCGACCGTGTCCAGCTCCCGTCGATTGATGACCTCCTTCGGCGGCTCGCAGAGGCCGCAGCGCAGCCGCCTGCATGGCTCGCCCAGATCGACCCGCGGGTGCTCTCGCGG
This portion of the Microbacterium testaceum StLB037 genome encodes:
- a CDS encoding DUF3320 domain-containing protein translates to MTIDTRRIIGESVDDLAEGLRPFIERVFAERLPGGPSWVQIVAHKDELAGRPTAHHHANDVGLMLRVMTEKLGNLGYPFDGHISRQATNWASEMREVRNKHAHQVEFSLAETYRALDSAELLLREVGAADEAQRIAARKPAVLSALGGGATGRSLPSPPSAPLPAPPISQLPSPPAVSSASTTEPVRPAGSDAVSAEPLTRRQRREQPETDALATPPAAASSARLSLDAVTELSYAMAHARIVPVQEIRVAYAGPELRGASLEIEAATATGSLGAPKVVILDLAPGLKTLAGLDLLSLDPAPMLQVDTEQPGSITLTLRGPDGTVIADHRHPVTVLAANQWIARELHLGLELLASFAQPQATALTPVLQRASDLVGQSSGRTDLDGYQSDNPARVDAMVAAIWDAVRELDIRYAEPPASWGLHGQKIRTPQEVLEGRLGTCLDTTLTLAALLEQIGINSTLWMVDGHIFLGYWRENGSLGLPATTDIEEAVNLTKLGRISLLETTQVTGGAASAPFETARATPRAYLEARRDEILGITDVRAARENGIFPLPSRRLGPDGEVTVVEYRPLDRVLAPFVADQRDAQGRAVAPPRVAQWKNALLDLSLRNRLINFTSRAGYQLAVPGAALGRLEDMINGGASVTLLASDDVPEIARERGIRFGRDRDEADREALLADKRQAHLTDVTQAAYTTRLRALAAKAKTVTEETGANNLYLAFGTLRWEFNDRQLQSPLVLVPVTLESVSRGQSFRLVLDEAGASTPNYCLLEKLKVSFGIEVPGLANPATDAAGIDLGAAFDAVRQAMVDAKRPFVVEDTVHLGILQFAKFRLWKDLDDNWEDLATNSLVTHLITSPNEAYIDDVPAPVDVDLDALSAQVPVSADSSQLEAVVEAVEGRTFVLEGPPGTGKSQTITNLLARSLASGKRVLFVAEKRAALEVVKDRLDAVGLGAFSLDLHDKGARPNAVREQLRAALDATARPDRAALSAQREAAESSRGALSRYAQRVHEPNAAGLSLYSARSQLLASAADIRPLDVPASLVASGDHIDELRSTLRELPAVSDLARPAATHPWGFVDDPDIDAVSLHSAARTFDDALAAVGPSELLSRVREPQQMEAWAGVARAPRHPLGALDRVQLPSIDDLLRRLAEAAAQPPAWLAQIDPRVLSRDVRDIHAAALAADASSFFGRKKRRRAVLAQFAADLRVEQTAIDLRGLSALTGVMAETAAQVDELRSVLQRQPVVVAAPDVNPYMPGAAEQVGAALTWVGWLSRTLASDASAAGDLRSDLRRVYETTAPDVASAERYAALAAAWRAVAAAAGGGASPHRLAVWTGEEGIASTWERTRTARNLATTEPVTLGRWIDLLRHVEPLRRHGMNHAREAILAGRVRADDAALAFDKGVAAASLDEREDATALSDFDPTAHNRTIARFAASSAAIRGELPRALPADILSQRRFDPTFDGGDMGALKRQLSRQRGGDSVRTLMDKYGDLITQITPCMLMSPESVARFFPARAGMFDIVVFDEASQIRVADAVGAMGRARSVVVVGDSKQMPPSTFAEVTADVDEAETEAGLVADEESILTECTQARVPSKWLSWHYRSQDEALIAFSNHQYYESRLSSFPAPLRDFSASAPDALAASKPDYGLSLVRVDGRFERSGARGVLRTNRVEAQTIVDEVIRRFAAAGDTAPSIGIITFNVQQRDLIDNMLRDAPDERIGRALDERDGLFVKNLESVQGDERDTILFSVAFSKNDRGMLPLNFGPLSRAGGERRLNVAVTRARRQVVLYASFDPAELRAEQTSARGLKDLKSYLELAARGVAPTDDSTSRAPVIDRHRDEIAAVLTERGLVVKTDVGLSDFRIDLTLASASDPAQPLIAVLLDGEGWRARRTVADRDGLPVDVLGKLMRWPGVERVWLPEWLDDADATADRLVAAVEAAKAGVRSVSDAPVERVENLDALPAEEPLEPPRGAMPAGQDDEDAVTVTHPHVRPFVPWTSTASGGVAVLDALPSPSAAQRVRSVLVEAIVAEGPISRARLVRLVAESFGLSRVSGPRAAAILGLIPDAHTRQGDEQFAWPVDVDVATWRDLRTSASGESRPLESVALEEIANAMAVVAELGGGVREDEIKREALRLLGGKRMTTQISERLTEALTVAVATRRVELAPSGAYLARF